DNA sequence from the Callospermophilus lateralis isolate mCalLat2 chromosome 2, mCalLat2.hap1, whole genome shotgun sequence genome:
TACACAAAATTGCCACTCCGAttttcatgattttgtcattggTTAGGATGGAGGAATAGCGTAGAGGGTTGCAAATGGCAATGTAGCGGTCAAAGGCCATAGCCAGGAGGACAGAGGACTCCATGAAGGACAGACCATGAATGAAATAGGACTGAGCAATGCAGAAATCCAGGCTGATCTCTTGCATGAACCCATAGAGGACTCCCAGCACCGTGTGCACAGTAGACAGCCACATGCACAGATCCGTGAGGGACAGCATGGCCAGGAAGTAGAACATGGGCTGGTGCAAGCTTGGCTCAGTCCTGATCACATGGAGGATCATGAAGTTTCCCAGGAACACCATGGCATAGATGGAGGAGAAGGGGATGGAGAGCCAGAGGGAGTAATTTTCTAGACCAGGAACGCCAGTGAGAACAAATGTTGAACTATTGAGGTAGGAGTGAGAGAGAGCAGACATGAGTAGAAGATGGAAAATCTTCCAAGAGAGCTATTTTAACTGCACATGTTTGTGATTCCTGAATCTTTAGTGGTTTTTATATGctttcaggaagaaaataaaacattcaaTTTCATAATCAGCAATATGGAAACCTGAGTCATTATTTTTTCAGGTAAACTTCTTCTCTCCTCATAGAAACTACAGTGTGTGTAATCAGTATTCCAGGAAATTAAGAACTTTTATGCAGTAATATTATTGGAATGGGCACCTGGGATTTGTGGAGGATGGACTTCTGTAATCCTCTGTTCACTTCTAAAGAGGATAATATATGCTCACAGGTGTCAAGTGGCACCTTAGAGGTTTCACCCTCAGGAGACTGAAATACACATACACTTTTCTAAGCTCTGCCTTTGGTTTCCACTAAAGATTTATGAAATCCCTAAGGAAATGGGTTGGTTAATGTAATCTAATTTTGTAGAACTCAAAAATCAGCCAAGGTTCACTAAACAAGTGGAATCTGAACTGCCAAACGCAATGCCTCCCAATAAAATTGGGAAAAGATTAAGAATCTTCTGATGAGTGTTTGgtgaaataataatattaaccTGAATCTTCCAATTTAATTGTGTTATTAAAATGAAATGTTTTCTACTAATTCCTTTTGTGTTTCAATAGCAGATCTTGATGACCTCCACCAAGAATCCAGTGATTGAAAGATAAAATTTCcctggtatttttattttattttattttattaagaaagaGGGAATATATGGGAGGCTGACTAGCACATGACCGTGTCTGACTCCCATGCTGACCGGTGAGGCAACCGGTGGTCACGCTGTGATCTGGATAGCCCTGGACTTCTATGGTACAAGCGACTGTGTCTTTGTGCATGGGCATGACTTCCTACATCTCCATGGGTCCAGCTATGCTCacttgttcctttgtaatattaccccttgccctgtttaggacagaatgttccatggaaacaccttttgtgtgtccccttctcttactgtgcccttgggtgtggccgtcCTAGATATCAGTCAACCTGCGGACAGCAGTCATCATGAAGCTagtctcagccccctgaaacctgaacccttgcctcatttgaatggcttctcctcaataaaagaggTCAACACATgctcgctctcgctctctctctgcagacccttaaggtcacaGGACCTGTCACAgcacccccaaagaaaaaggcatttctttctcttgtgtggttattttgtgcagcctagttagcccagttcccctggagtgacccctgagtctTTTAGTTGTGAGCAACCCAGCATTCACAGCAAAGAAATAATCAAGGGTGTGAAGACACAGccttcagaatgggagaaaatcttcaccaccttcacctcagatagagcattaatctctaagatatatagaaaaatttaaaaacccaaaaacaaataacccaataaataaatgggcaaaggaactgaacagacacctcaaagaagaacaaatatgatcagtcaacaaatacatgaaaaaaatattcaacatcacaagcaattagagaaatccaaattaaaactacaatgagacttcatctcattccagtcagaatggaaagtatgaagaatacaagtaacaataaatgttggcctggatgtagggagaaaagttaactcatacattgctgatggaactgcaaattgatgcaaccaccctggaaagcagaatggtgattcctcagaaaacttggaatggaaccaccatttgacctacttattccactcctcagcatatacccaaagtacttaaaatcagtatactacagtgactCGTCCACATCAACATTTAGAGCAGCTAAACTTACAGGTGcctggccaaatgttctctctggtatgtggatgctgactcacagtAGGCTGGGAGGTGTGGAGATAGGATGGGAAGTTTACCAGATTGGAGTGCGGGCAGTGGGGGGAAGGGAAGAGGATGGAAATGGTAAAACAGTAGAATAAGTTGGGCATaactttctatgttcatatataaatacatgaccaGAGTAACGACACACCAtataccacaaaaatgggaaattaTGTTCCACATACGTATGATATGATAAATTGCATTCTActgcatgtataactaaaaccaacaaattaataaagcaaaagaacaaaagagtaaattatgtgatttttttcctataaTATTTTTTGTAACTGCTCTTATGCAATCGAGTTTAgaaatctttataaatatataaatcattGATAATCATTTTCAATTTATAATAATTTCATATCTGTAAGTGGGTGCGAAACAAATATAGGGATTGCccagaagttaaaaataaaactgtcACATGACACAGCCATTCCACGTCTAAATTTATAACTAGCAGAAATGAAATATATCTGAAAACATTATACTTCCATATTTTTTacaacattattcacaatagccaaggtatAGAAACAAGCTAAGTTTTAATTGACAGATAAAAATATAAGGAATCATGATATATGAATAAGATGGAAGATTATCCAGCTAAAAAGATGTGTTCTCAAGTATGAAACTGAAGATATTATACTAAGTGGAATAagccaaacaaaaaaaatatgttcCATTATATCACTTAGATATGGAATCTAAAGAAGTGAAAGATATATCAAAGGTATAAATGATACTTTCTAGGGGCTGAGAGGGAAAGTAGTGAAAATACAGGTTTTAGGATTAAAATTTTGATCATAAGATGAATACATTCTACATATCTAGTGTACAGCATGCTGATTTTGGTTAATTGTAATGTACATATTTTATTGTGAGAATTTATTCTAAGAGTAGTTTTAAAgactcttcacacacacacacacacacacacacaaacaaacacacaaacacaaataccTATGTGAGGTAATGGATATGTCATTGCCTTGCTTATGGAAATCATCACAAAAGATATGTCCTATCAAAACACCACTGTATTCTATGccttaaaaatatacatgtgtttattttcaattatacctcaaaaactaaaaaaatgcaAATTGATAAATCTAGATGTTCAATTCTTCTATAATGCAGTATTAGCATTCCCAATGATACATAGTCCCAAACTACATTATAGACCTAAGTATAAAGCAGTAAGAGTATAACTTACATTTTTCTGTTGTTGATCATGTTTTGATGGTGTCCTTAATAAATTAATTGGATAAGACAAGTCACAAAGATTTATTCCTACAATTTCTTTCAATGTTTTATACATATATAGTGGTGCACATCTTAAATCATAGCTACTTTGGAGATCAAAGCAGATAGTTTAAAGTCAGTCtagacaatttagcaagaacatctctcaatatttaaaatcatacaaaagcaagcaaacaaacaaacagataaaAAGTCTTGGGATATTGATTACTCAATGGTAGAGCTGTTGTAAGCTTGTGAGTCCATGAGTACAATTTCTAGTAGAATCCCTGTTATTATCAAAtaggtgtatgtgtgtatttttctgtgtgtgtgtgtgtgtgtgtgtgtgtgtgtagactgATTACCTTTTACTAGAAATCTGTGACCCATTCCAGAGTACATTTTTTCATTCTATATCTTCAAGAacctaaaaatattttccttttggtCATAGGATGGCAAAATTTTTCAGTACAGGTTTATCAAAGACAATTAttgttttccttcatttttccAACTTTATTAGAAATCAATAGCATATCATCTTACATCTATGATGCCCATGTCCAATTTGAAGAAGAGCTCATTATTAATAAATGACAACCTTTCTAAAGAACATATGTAATAGGTTAGTAGGAATGGTAAGAACTCAATCTAAAAACACCAAGCAAATTGTCCACCTGGAAGGTAGTCTCTTATGCATGACAAATAAACAGTATTTTTCCTAGACCAATTTAATTTCAATGATCTCTATGCCGAATCTTAACCTATATAGGGGTAAAAAATCAACAGGGACTTTGTTTCCCTAAcacacttttatattttcagtttcCCTGAATTCAGCTACTCCATTTCAGCACTCATGAAAAGTATATTAAAGGTCCTACATCAATGTTACCATACATTCATATATTATAACAACAAAAtagtttaatattttataatctCTCCCCCCATTTCTACCTGTTTTGCCTAAAGTTTCACCTCTTAAATAAGCAAGAGAAAGATGAAAATTTCAGTTTCCCAAAGATCCTGTTACCTGAAAACTGGTGGTTGGACAAATGACTGAGACACAGAGGTTAGGTAATTGATTGTGGCTAACGCAGTACCCACtactacttaattttttttttctcttcatttcctCTGTGCACACTCACCAATATCTGCTGAGTTCTCAGACCATCAGGAATATATTTCTTTCTGTCTCCTTacgtgaaatacagaagaaaagtaAGACAAAGGAgctataataaaatttaaatagataGTTAAGCTGAATCCCATCATGCAAACTATTGAAACTATATGTATTTGAAAAATCAATTTATGTTAAAGAAATTACTATTTACCCCCTCCTTGATGTAAAGCTTATATAAGAAACATTTATATTTCTCAATCACAGTAACAATGCATGCACTTTATTCTTTTAATGGAAACTAGGAATTGAAATGATAAATGAAAGTATGGCCTCAatctaaacatttttaaatgattttaacgACCTTCAAATTCTAGTTACTGTTGGTATTATAGTTTAAAGAAACTGATAACAAAACTCTCTTTTTCTCCACTAATGCCAATACTGATTATTCATATCTTTGGCTAAATTATTGCACATAGAATGGGAGGGGGAGAGTGTTGGGATGATGGACAATCGGGCATCAAGTAAGTAAGACTACTTACTCTTTGTTTATTTCACTACCCCATAAAAGATATAAAAAGTCCAGTCTCCATATGATGCTTTATCCATTGAAAGGCCATGTTACTGAACTTGTTGTAGGGTTCATGCATAACAACTAAATATATTgcttaaaataataaaaggaaCAAAATAATAGTTGATGTTTCAGCAATTATTTGATGAGACTTTAACACAAATATTTACTTTTTCCTGAAagatatgtttaaaaatattctcaTTCAGCTGTCCTTGAAAAGGTATAGATTTTACTGTCAAATCTACCTATATTAATATGGTTTTAATTACATATAGTGTGACTTataaaattgttctccatgttacACATGTCAACATCATAGACTTATGATAGCTGTGGAAAAAGTGCGATAGAATTTGTAACAAGTAAATCATCATTTAAATGGAAGTgagaaatttattttcaaatacttACTGAATATCAACAATTCTTAACTCCAGTGGTTGACttataaatacattcatattgcaCGACAAGACTTAGACTGCTTTCAAGGAGAACAACCTCTGCACTCTCCTTCGTATCTGGTGGGTCTTGATACTGTAGATAATGGGGTTCATCAAGGGTGGGAAAAGGATATAGATGTTGCCCATGAGGACATGAGCCAGTGGAGAGAGGTGTTTGCCAAAGCGATGAACCATGGTCAGGCCAATGATTGGGATGTAGAAAACCAAAACAGCACAGATGTGAGACACACAAGTCTGCAAGGACTTCATTCTCTCCTCTCGAGATGCAAAGGCTAAGACAGTGTGCAAGATCATAATGTAGGAGATTATGATGAGCACAGCATCCAGCAGCAAGTTCATGATCACCAGAACCAGAGCATAGATGCTGTTGAAGCGGATGTCTGAACAGGCCAATAGAAGCAAGTCTTGGTGTAggcagaaagagtgagagaggatgTGAGGACTGCAGTAATTTAAGAACTTCAGGCGGATGATGACTGGTGGAATGAGTAAAGAACTCCTACATGAGATTGCCACCCCGAttttcatgattttgtcattagTTATGATGGAGGAGTAGCGTAGAGGGTTGCAAATGGCAATGTAGCGGTCAAAGGACATAGCCAGGAGGACAGAGGACTCCATAAAGGACAAACCATGGATGAAATAGGACTGGGCTATGCAGAAATCCAGGCTGATCTCTTGCATGAACCCATAGAGGACTCCCAGCACTGTGTGTACAGTGGACAGTCCAATGCATAGGTCTGTGAAGGCCAGCATGGCCAAGAAATAGAACATGGGCTGGTGCAAGCTTGGCTCAGTCCTGACCACATGGAGGATCATGAAGTTTCCCAGAAACACCATGGCATAGATGGAGGAGAAGGGGATGGAGAGCCAGAGGGAGTAAACTTCTAGACCAGGAACGCCAGTGAGAACAAATGTTGAACTATTGAGGTGGGAGTGAGAGAGAGCAGACATGAGTAGAAGATGGAAAATCTTCCAAGAGAGCTATTTTAATTGTACAGGTTTGTTATTCCTGAATCTTTAATGGTGTTTATATGGcttaaggaagaaaataaaacattcaGTTCCATAAGAGGCAATATAGACACACCTGAGTCTCTATTCTTCGCAGATAATCATCTTCTCTCCTCATGGAAATGACAGTGGCAGTAATCGGTATTCCAAGAAATTAGAAGCTTTTATGCAGTAATATTAGTGTAAATGGGTACTTGGGATTTGGTGTGGAGGATGGACTTCTGGGAACCTCTGTTCAATTCTAAAGAATATAATGAATGATCACAGGTGTGAAGTGGCACCATGGCTGGCTTCACCCTCAGGAGACTGAAATACACAGGCTATTTCCTCTTTGGTATCACAGCTGTACCTTCAACTTGCACAAACACATCATAAGATCCCTAAAGAAAAGGGTTAGTTAATGTAATCTAATTTTGTAGAACACAAAAATCATCTAAGATCCAGTAAACAAGTGAAAACTGAACTGTATTGCATTCTATATTGGACACTTCccttaaatatttacatatttaaaatttatttcgttttcttctttattttcatcCCCTTTTTAATCGCATATGAGATTTCTACATTTTCTGATTCACAGTACTATTACATCTTATGTGTTTCATTAATAAGCTAGCACAATTGGCATGCATTTTATACTggatattaataaataatattgtATGTTCTctgttattaataactgtgctgtcTGTTTATAGTTAGAATAAAACTAGATATTTTGAGCACATATCACTTTTGTAATAACCAGTTTATAAGGTTATACTATATAGATCTAGCCTCTTTAGATCAACTGTAGTACCCAATGATTTCAGAACTTTCCAtgaaatgccaaaaaaaaaaaaatgacattattgttttgtttgtctgttttgctttcttttgttttgtcttttggtggtggggatttaacccagaggcactctactcTTGAACTTGtaaggtcttgataagttgctgagtctggcctcaaacttgcaatcttcctacctcagtctTCTGAGAAATTGGAATCAAAAGTATGCACCAATGTGACTGGCAACatgagtttgtttttttaacagaCTTTATGAATTATTACAGCTTATAAGAATATATCTAGAATTTTTTGGAACTCCATACAAAACTTCCAAATGATTTGTAAACTTGGTTAAAAGAAAACTTTCTTTAAAAGCATGATTGTTTTTCTTAAAGAGAATTTAATatctacaaatatttttaaaaatcacatatttACAACATATATGGCATTATCGTGCAATGCCTCTGATTGCCAGAATACTATATGAAAGGGTAATTAAGACAGCTAATAAAGATGAATAATCACCTTGATACAGAATAGCATTATTcaatgtgtgtattttttttctgaatagggATTCAGTCAAAATATCAGTGACTAATGCAATGAGTTTCTGGTAATATGGCTAAGAGAAGCCACTGGGAAATGTAACCAAGGTATTGGATAGGTCAAGATAGAAGGGAAAATAAATGTCAGTTTTTAGGCAAAGACTTTCCCAGCTTGTAAGAACAGATATTTTAGTCATGTCACTAAAAAATTGATTAAATAGGGAACCCCTTCTTAATGATTCTTTAATATATTGTGACCACCTTTTGTTTCActatattttatgtttatgtCCATTAAATATGCTAACCAATAAAAAATTCAATGCATGTTTATGAACACGGGAagaaatgatttaaaataaattatatgaccTTTCTAATAGTATTTTTGGGGAAACCACTATTATGTGTTCTAGGTTAGAAATTGTTATAAATGTGTAAATCATTGATAATCATTTCCAAATTAAAATTATTGTGTATCTCTAAATGTGTGCGACATAAAGTATGAAGGTTGCCCAGAAATTAAAAACAGGACTCTCATATTTCCTAAGTATTCCATTTCTGAATTTATatctagcagaatataaaatagacCTCAAAACATGGTATTTCCATATTTATTGAAGCATAGTCACAACATCTAAggtatggaaacaacctaagtgttCACTGGCAGACAAATAAGAAGTTGTAGTTAAAACTGAATACTATTCATcttaaaatgaatgaaactgaggaaattatggtaagtgaaataaggcacATAAGGAAAAGAGAATGGTCCATAATATCCCTTAAATTTGATACCTAAAAAAGTGAAACAGAGAAATTGAGGGTAGAAATGGTAGCTTCCAGGGAATAAGGGAGTAAGTAGATAGTCTAATACTGGCTATAGCTAAAactttcacacttttttttttcacattttgcaGTGGTACATTATGAGAATgggatttttaaatttcatattcaTACAGGCACACTATATAGCTAtagaatttggccaatatcactcctcaGCACTTCCTCCTTTCTCCCCATCTGACTTACACCCTTTGGTCCTTTTTCTCTCCCGATCTCCTTTTGACCTCCATGGGATCTGCCTcaactttctttttcctcttcctctctagTTCCAaatttgagagaaaacatatgacccttgacctgagtttgacttattacaATTAAGATAATGGTTTCTAGTtccttccattttcctgcaaatgtcataatttcattttctttattgctgaataaaattatattgtgaatatatataagacattttctttatccattcacgccTTTATAGACACTTAGGCTGGTTCCAAGATTTtattattgtgaattgtactgctataatcaTGGGTATGTGTGTATCACTGTATTATAGTGAATTTAATTCTTTAGCATACTTATTGAAGTGGCATAGCTGGGTCATACTGTGAATCCATGtccagtcttttgaggaatctccatactgacttATATAGTGGAAATACTAGTTTATAATCCCACCaaaagtgtaaaagtgttccttttaccccacatcctctccaggatTGATTATTACTTGTAAGTATAAATTAGTAAGAGAAAACGTGGATAAAGTATGTGTGAACTTGGACACATGTTGAATTTTGTCATATTTGATTTTGTACAGAAGCTACAAAATTACAATGGTGTTTTTCCTCTTCAGTCTGTTGGGGTTGAGTGTCACAGCACTGATGAGCTCAGGTGAGGTTGAACCAGGTGATGCTCTGCTCTCCTGTTTCAGTTCTCATACCACACACAGATGTCCTCACGTGGTCGTTTGTGCCATATTGTAAAGATCTTTGTGCTTCTTATTGGTAATTGTTGAATATGCCCTCCAATGGAAGTGGTGAAAGTGTAAATAATTCCTAAGTACAAAAGAATGGCAATGTTCCTTAGGGAAAAAAATATGTCAGACAAACACCATTCACCATTTGCATGAGTTATAATGCAAATGTGTGTTCAATGCTGATGAATCAATATGTTCCATCCAGAAAACAAAGGTCCCCATTCTGCACATTAAGAATTTCCACGAACAGTGGTGAAGTGACATTTATTAGAGAGATGGGAAATATGAGTAATATGTAAAAGCAAAAATATTTCAAGACATATGAGGTGACAACTGACTAAACTGTGAAGTGAACAACGTTGGTATGAGGCTGCTCAGTATTATACACAGGGTCAGGAAAATAAACTCATCTAGGCTGCTGCTGGTTGTCTCCCCAGGTTCAAAAGGGAATGCGAAATTATAGACAAGGCAAAGGTGCAGATCAGGGGaaagcaaaataaattaaaacgaACAAGAGCATCATTAAGTtttatgaagaaaaaagttttgagGATGAGCATATTTTTGATAATGATGAAACTGTTTGTTTCACAAGGACATtggtatataaacatatattataACAGGATTTCAGTTGGTAAAATTTATTGGACACAGGCTGATAGGAATTGAACCCTCCATAGCAGTAGTTTTCTATGCATTGTTTATGTCAACTTTATATACCACAAATTCAATTGATAATGAGATGAGTTTATAAGTGCATGCTTTTTGACTGTTAGTACACATAGGTGGAGAAATAAATATTCATCTAATACCTGAACTCAACCCACTGGGAGAGAATTTAAAGCAGTAATTTCCTATGATAAATTACCTGTTGCACATGTAAAGCTTTGCCTTTTCTGTCTTTTGCAGCTTTCCATTATGATAAAAAAATAACTGAGATGATTAACTTACAAAGAGGATAGGATTATTTTGGTTCACTGCTTTGTATGCTCTGGTACATGATCTATTGAGCCCTGTGGCAAGGCACCATACCACAGCAGGAGCACATGGCAGAGTGAAAACACTGAACTCAGAatccaggaagcaaaagagaaaaaggcAGAGGTCCTGCAATTTCATGTGAAAGACCCACCTTCTATGCCTGACTCTGACATTAAATGGGTATATTATGATAttaatccatgttgtagcattacTCAGTATTCCATATCTTTTCATAGgtggaaaatattttattgaatgtatCTACTACATTTTTATATGATAATATTTGATGGACatttctggtttttattttattttattttacattttgtgCTATTGCTAAGAATACGATGGTGTAAATTCATATACAAACATGTTTTCAAATCTTTTGGGCATATATGTAGCAGTTGGTTAGAATAATAATTCTActtttttaacattttgagaAGCTGATTAACTATTTTTTAAACCTGTTGTAACCTTTTGTATTCCCACCAACAAATGATGTTGGTTGAGATTTCTTAAGAGACTCAGTAACACTTGTGATTCTATTTACTTTGCAGTGATTCTGGTGGGTATGAATCTTGAGTTTTGATATGCTCTTCTCTAATGACTAATGATTGATGGTATAATATTGTTTatcattaaattatttaattGGAAGAGCTATGATTCCATTATGAGAAACATGAtttacaaatatatttatttctgtcTATTGCTTTTCTTTGCAATGTCAAGGGGATGTCCTTTGAAGtacaaaatattataatttttcttgagcataatttacatttttctgttGTTGATCATATTTTGATGATATACTTAATAAGTAGTTGCCTAAGAGAAGTCATAAAgatttatttgtatgttttctaCCAAAGTTTTATAGAAATATACTGGTACACACCTCATATTCTAGCTACTTTGGAGATTGAGCAGAATGGTGGATAATTCGGCCTAGACAACTtatcaagaccatgtctcaatattaaaaaacaaataaaaatgaaaaggtgtGGTGTGTTGACTGCTGAGTGATAGAGCAGTTGCAAACTCGTGATCACCTGAGTACAATCTCTAGTATAATTTTTAGTACCAtcaaagatgtgtgtgtgtgtgtgtgtgtgtgtgtatagattagCTATTGCTAGAAATCTGTGATCACTTCAGAGTACATTTTTGCATACATGTAATCAGAACTCTAAGATCACTTTGTTTAGATACTGATGTCCCATTTATGCAGTACATGTTTCTTAAAATAGTTCTTTTTTCCTTCAGTTTTGTCAACTTTATTACAAATCAATAGCACGTGAATGGATCACCTTATATCTATGATGCCCATGTCCAATTTCAAGAAGTGTCCATTATTAGCAAATGAAAATCTTTCTAAAGAACTTATATAATAGGCTAGTAGGCATTTCACAAACTTAATCTAAAAACATCAGGCAAATTGTCCAGCTGGAAGGTATGCTCTCATGCATGACAAATAAACAGTATTTTTTCTAGACTGATTTAATTTCAGTGATTAGAGATCCCTATGCCAAATCTTAACCTGTGCATGGGTGAAAAATCACCAGGGATTTTGTCTCCATAGCACACTTCTATGTTTTCTGTTTCCTCAAATCCAGCTAGTCTGTTTAGCACTCATGAAATTGGAAATGGCAAGTATATTAAAGGACCTACATCAATGTCTACCATACATTCAGATATTATAAAAACAATATGGTGTATTATTTTATAACCTCCTTTCCTTTAGCTCAATATGTTATGTGTAAAGCTTCACCAGTTAAATTACTAACTAGAAGATGAAAATTCCAGTTTCCAAAAGATCCTGTTACCTGCAAACTGGTGGTTGGGCAAGTCAAAGGTGGGCTGAGACACAGAGGTTAGATGAAGGATTATGGCTAAAGAAGTACTCACACTCTTCTTTATGTTTTTCTCTACATCTCCTCAGTACACAGTCACTCCTCTCTGCTAAGTTGTCAGAGCTTCATGGATATATTTCTTTCTGTCCCCTCATGTGAAATCCAGAAGAAAAGTAAGACTGAAGGATCTATGTTGAAATTTGAAAGTGAGACAGAATAGCCAAATCTCATCTTGTAAACCTCTGAAcctatatgtatttaaaaaaaatcaatttgtatTAAAGAAATTAATATTTACTTCATTCTTATATAGAGCTTATATAAGGAACATTTATATTACTTGATCTTTGTAACAATCTAAGCACTATTTTTAATGGAAATGGAATTAAAATGAGTAATGATAAATGAAAACAATGATTTTTAATAGTTACTGTTGATATTGCAATTTAGATAAAGACACTAATAATAAAACTCTATTTTCCTCCACTATGGCACTTGCTGGTTGTTCCTATCTTCAGTTACATTATTGCACATAAACTGGGGGTGGGGGCAATTGTTGGATTAGTGGACAATCTAGCATCAAGCATACTTATTGTTTGTTTTAGTACTCTTTACAAGATTTAGGAAGTCCAGTCTCCTTATGATGTTTAGTCCATTAAATGGCCATGTTACTGAACTGAACATGGTATAGGGCATATGGATAAACACAAAAATGTTGCTTAGAATAacaaaaatggataaaataaaggtTGGTCTTTCAGCAATTATTTAAAGGGACATCAAAATGTACCTTTTTCCTGATCCATGTACTAAAATATACCTTGACTCATCTGTCCCTATCAGTATGAATTTTACTTTCAAAAACTATCTAAGACATTAACATGGTTCTTATTCAACATACATATTATGATTTATAAAATTCTTCATAGATTGGTGGTAGCTGTGAAAAATCGGGGATACAATCATTTAAAT
Encoded proteins:
- the LOC143391374 gene encoding olfactory receptor 51V1-like, which gives rise to MSALSHSHLNSSTFVLTGVPGLEVYSLWLSIPFSSIYAMVFLGNFMILHVVRTEPSLHQPMFYFLAMLAFTDLCIGLSTVHTVLGVLYGFMQEISLDFCIAQSYFIHGLSFMESSVLLAMSFDRYIAICNPLRYSSIITNDKIMKIGVAISCRSSLLIPPVIIRLKFLNYCSPHILSHSFCLHQDLLLLACSDIRFNSIYALVLVIMNLLLDAVLIIISYIMILHTVLAFASREERMKSLQTCVSHICAVLVFYIPIIGLTMVHRFGKHLSPLAHVLMGNIYILFPPLMNPIIYSIKTHQIRRRVQRLFSLKAV